Proteins from a single region of Flavobacterium sp. K5-23:
- a CDS encoding peptide MFS transporter, with amino-acid sequence MSQNTTDQFFKSTVLGHPAGLFVLFFTEMWERFSFYGMRSLLILFLTASTLDGGWEWTRENASALFGSYVGLVYLSTMLGGYFADKVIGFRWAVVVGAGLMTLGHASMAMETEFTIYLGLVLLVFGNGFFKPNMTSIVSEMYKDRPEKKDGAYTLFYMGVNAGAFFGILLCGYLGEKVGWSYGFGLAGIFMFFGTLQFWLSQNIFGDIGLKPTAESKAKSEAADTDKRNPFTTIELGIIAVCVTLGLLWIINDPASKISGGKVNIFGFLGENGNNIAIVSALLLFIVLLVTRLMKYSKITRDKLIAVTFFAFLTIFFWAIFEQSPNSLTIFASDYTNRVLVGNWSTFFLIMNTLITVVPLAIITWVLFLLFKQTFKNYAVANIILSISFVIIWIIALWMISKDFYTAGYLSLSDSTLAFLKIEKVTVAITEVPATWFSTLNSLFIISLAPLFSKWWESKYNPSANIKYGIGMLLLALGMACVAFGAMGIEPGAKSASVSMIWLILVYLFHTMGELCISPVGLSYVSKLVPARMIAFMFGVWYLAVAIGMKGAGKFGENIDKIANEHGLSYFFWMLTIISVIVALFSIVMSPVIKKLMHGVK; translated from the coding sequence ATGAGTCAAAATACTACTGATCAGTTTTTTAAGAGCACAGTTCTAGGCCATCCGGCTGGGTTGTTCGTCTTGTTCTTTACAGAAATGTGGGAACGATTTTCATTCTACGGAATGCGTTCACTATTAATATTGTTTTTAACAGCTTCTACCCTTGATGGTGGTTGGGAATGGACAAGAGAAAATGCATCTGCACTTTTTGGTTCTTATGTTGGATTAGTTTATTTGTCAACAATGCTTGGAGGTTACTTTGCTGATAAGGTAATCGGTTTTAGATGGGCAGTTGTTGTTGGTGCAGGATTGATGACCTTAGGACATGCTTCTATGGCTATGGAAACTGAATTCACAATCTATTTAGGATTAGTTTTATTGGTTTTCGGAAATGGTTTCTTTAAGCCAAACATGACTTCCATAGTATCTGAAATGTATAAAGACCGTCCAGAGAAAAAGGATGGAGCTTATACTTTGTTCTATATGGGTGTAAACGCTGGAGCTTTCTTCGGAATTTTACTTTGTGGTTACCTAGGAGAAAAAGTAGGATGGAGTTATGGTTTTGGATTAGCTGGTATCTTTATGTTTTTTGGAACATTACAATTTTGGTTGTCTCAAAATATTTTTGGAGATATAGGTTTAAAACCTACAGCTGAAAGTAAAGCAAAATCTGAAGCTGCTGATACTGATAAAAGAAACCCTTTTACGACTATCGAACTTGGGATTATTGCTGTGTGTGTAACTCTTGGTCTATTATGGATTATAAACGATCCTGCTTCTAAAATTTCGGGTGGTAAAGTAAATATCTTCGGATTTTTAGGAGAAAACGGAAATAACATTGCTATCGTTTCGGCTTTACTTTTGTTTATTGTTTTACTTGTTACTCGTTTGATGAAATATTCAAAAATCACAAGAGACAAATTGATTGCAGTTACATTTTTTGCATTCTTGACAATCTTCTTCTGGGCTATTTTCGAACAATCGCCTAACAGTTTGACAATCTTCGCAAGTGATTATACTAATCGAGTATTGGTTGGGAATTGGAGTACCTTTTTCTTGATTATGAATACTTTGATTACAGTTGTGCCATTGGCAATTATAACTTGGGTATTGTTTTTATTATTCAAACAAACATTTAAAAATTATGCAGTTGCAAATATTATCCTAAGTATCAGTTTTGTGATTATTTGGATAATCGCTTTGTGGATGATTTCTAAAGATTTTTATACTGCTGGTTATTTATCTTTATCTGATAGTACATTAGCATTTTTGAAAATAGAAAAAGTTACAGTTGCTATAACTGAGGTTCCTGCTACTTGGTTCTCTACTTTAAATTCTTTATTTATAATTTCATTAGCACCATTGTTTTCTAAATGGTGGGAAAGTAAATACAATCCATCTGCAAATATTAAATACGGAATCGGGATGCTTTTGTTAGCATTAGGAATGGCGTGTGTTGCTTTTGGTGCTATGGGAATTGAGCCAGGCGCTAAATCAGCTTCAGTAAGTATGATTTGGTTAATACTGGTTTATTTATTCCATACTATGGGTGAATTGTGTATTTCTCCTGTTGGACTTTCTTATGTGAGTAAATTAGTTCCTGCAAGAATGATTGCATTTATGTTTGGAGTATGGTATTTAGCTGTAGCTATTGGTATGAAAGGTGCAGGTAAATTTGGTGAGAATATTGATAAAATTGCTAATGAGCATGGATTAAGTTACTTCTTCTGGATGTTAACAATTATATCTGTTATTGTTGCGTTGTTTTCAATTGTAATGTCACCAGTTATTAAAAAATTAATGCACGGTGTAAAATAG
- a CDS encoding thioredoxin family protein: MKKVYFILIFFTGVITSQAQDLVWHTDVNKAITVSNKTKKPLMLFFTGSDWCGWCIRLQKEVLKTPEFTKWANENVVLVELDYPRKPYQTEEIKKQNGQLQQVFGIQGYPTVYFTNTSNKDGKVNFEGLGSTGYVAGGPSAWLAVANGIIKK; this comes from the coding sequence ATGAAAAAAGTATATTTTATATTGATATTCTTTACTGGAGTTATTACTTCTCAAGCACAGGATTTAGTTTGGCATACAGATGTAAACAAAGCGATTACGGTTTCTAATAAAACTAAAAAACCATTAATGTTGTTTTTCACGGGAAGTGATTGGTGTGGATGGTGTATTCGTTTGCAAAAAGAAGTTTTGAAAACTCCTGAGTTTACAAAATGGGCTAATGAAAACGTTGTACTGGTAGAATTAGATTATCCTAGGAAACCATACCAAACCGAAGAGATTAAGAAACAAAATGGTCAATTGCAACAAGTTTTTGGCATACAAGGGTATCCAACAGTTTATTTTACAAACACTTCTAATAAAGACGGCAAAGTTAACTTTGAAGGATTGGGAAGTACCGGTTATGTTGCTGGAGGACCATCAGCTTGGTTGGCAGTAGCCAATGGAATTATTAAAAAGTAA
- a CDS encoding ComEC/Rec2 family competence protein encodes MKVLQFPLARITIAFVLGILFSFYLKPNPTFVLVLLSLSSIAFGLSYLFVRKKTNKTSLFGISTYILAFIIGSFTQIAHTDYYQKSNYTHCETIFEKPHLISVTIREQLKSTLYNDRYIAIVNYIDKQEQSGRILLNIPKSSSNKRIKTGTQLHINEILHKNNPPNNPNQFDYGKYLEKKQIYGQLYADYNEIIIESELKKDIWYYASGIRTRITHNLEKSGFNKTELNVAIALIMGQKQDVSSEIMQDYQYAGAIHILSVSGLHVGFILLFLNFILQPIPNTRKGSFIKLSMILASLSLFGLVAGLAPSVVRSVTMFSFVAIGSHLRKSVNIYHTLLVSILLILLIQPSFLFDVGFQLSYIAVFFIVWLQPLLSEIWKPKNIVLKYIWGILTVSFAAQIGTLPICLFYFHQFPGLFFVTNLIVIPLLSLIMIFGVVIMGLAAFGTVPLLIIKPLEWSIFFLNKIINTIASFEQFIIKDIPFNNYLLISFYLLIFTVTIWFKKPSYYKLGAILISILFIQSSFINNKWKIEKQEELIVFNSKRNTIIVERKADNVKLISSDTIIKTSKKNNTLNSYLVGNFSSIKATQRLENLLFFKGNKILIIDSLCVYPKDINPDVLLITQSPRINIDRLLETVKPKIVVADATNFKYIQEKWKASCDKQKIPFHATGEKGFYKLN; translated from the coding sequence ATGAAAGTACTGCAATTCCCATTAGCAAGAATTACAATAGCATTTGTCCTAGGCATATTGTTTAGCTTTTATTTAAAACCCAATCCAACCTTTGTTTTAGTCTTACTTTCCCTTTCAAGTATTGCTTTTGGTTTGAGTTATTTATTTGTTCGAAAAAAAACCAACAAAACGAGTCTCTTTGGTATAAGCACTTATATTCTTGCATTTATTATTGGGAGTTTTACCCAAATTGCTCACACTGATTATTACCAAAAAAGCAATTACACCCACTGTGAAACTATTTTCGAAAAACCTCATTTAATATCCGTAACAATAAGAGAGCAATTAAAAAGCACCTTATATAACGATCGGTATATTGCCATTGTTAATTATATTGACAAACAAGAACAGAGCGGAAGAATACTTCTAAACATTCCGAAAAGCAGTTCAAACAAGAGAATTAAAACTGGTACGCAGTTACACATTAATGAAATCCTTCACAAAAACAATCCTCCAAATAATCCAAACCAATTTGATTACGGCAAATACTTGGAAAAAAAGCAAATTTATGGGCAATTGTATGCCGACTATAATGAAATTATAATAGAATCAGAACTTAAGAAAGATATTTGGTATTACGCTTCAGGAATCAGGACGAGAATCACACATAACTTAGAAAAAAGCGGATTTAATAAAACCGAATTAAATGTAGCCATAGCTTTGATAATGGGACAAAAGCAGGATGTGTCCTCTGAGATAATGCAGGATTATCAGTATGCAGGCGCCATCCATATCTTATCGGTATCCGGATTGCACGTTGGTTTCATACTGCTTTTTCTAAACTTTATTCTTCAACCCATACCTAATACACGTAAAGGATCATTTATAAAACTAAGCATGATATTGGCTTCATTGTCACTTTTTGGCTTAGTGGCAGGCTTAGCGCCCTCAGTAGTGAGATCAGTTACTATGTTTTCATTTGTGGCCATTGGAAGCCATTTAAGAAAGAGCGTCAATATCTATCACACCTTATTAGTTTCAATATTATTGATATTACTAATTCAGCCTTCTTTCCTGTTTGATGTTGGATTTCAATTGAGTTATATCGCTGTCTTTTTTATTGTCTGGCTCCAACCTTTATTATCCGAAATATGGAAGCCCAAGAATATTGTTTTAAAATACATTTGGGGAATACTTACCGTTTCCTTTGCAGCGCAGATAGGCACGTTACCAATATGTCTATTTTATTTCCATCAATTCCCGGGTTTGTTTTTTGTGACTAATTTAATCGTTATCCCTTTATTGAGTTTGATAATGATCTTTGGAGTTGTGATTATGGGATTGGCCGCATTTGGAACTGTTCCTCTTTTAATAATCAAACCACTGGAATGGAGCATCTTTTTTCTAAACAAAATAATTAATACCATTGCCTCATTCGAACAATTCATAATTAAGGATATTCCATTTAACAACTACTTACTCATCAGTTTCTATTTATTAATATTTACAGTAACCATATGGTTTAAAAAACCAAGTTATTACAAATTGGGGGCAATATTAATATCCATATTATTTATTCAATCTTCATTTATAAATAACAAATGGAAAATAGAAAAACAAGAAGAGTTAATCGTTTTCAACAGTAAAAGAAACACTATAATTGTTGAAAGAAAAGCGGACAATGTAAAGCTAATTTCATCAGACACTATTATAAAAACCAGCAAAAAAAATAACACCTTAAATTCATATCTAGTTGGAAATTTCAGTTCGATAAAAGCAACACAAAGATTAGAAAATCTATTGTTTTTCAAAGGAAATAAAATCCTAATAATAGACAGTCTTTGTGTTTATCCAAAAGACATCAATCCTGATGTTCTTTTAATCACTCAGTCACCAAGGATAAATATAGACCGTTTGTTAGAAACAGTAAAACCAAAAATAGTGGTAGCCGATGCAACTAACTTTAAATACATCCAAGAGAAATGGAAAGCAAGTTGCGATAAACAAAAAATCCCTTTTCACGCAACCGGTGAAAAGGGATTTTATAAACTGAATTAA
- a CDS encoding C40 family peptidase: MKQFIYLLFALIFFTACKPTSSIVTSKKEAIDKGIYSPPDDKKIVVKKQRKLVKVKKAKKKKELIISEPEEKIKNAEDLNFIEELINTASENIGVRYRMGGTTKSGFDCSGLMCVIFDAHDINLPRTSYKQSKVGFIIDQEKEEVKKGDLVFFKTGRRKKINHVGMVVDVTEDDVKFIHSSSSRGVMISSLKETYFQNAFAQLNRILN, translated from the coding sequence TTGAAACAATTCATTTATTTACTTTTCGCCCTTATTTTCTTTACAGCATGCAAACCCACGTCATCCATCGTCACTTCAAAAAAAGAAGCCATTGACAAGGGAATTTACAGCCCTCCTGATGACAAAAAAATAGTTGTAAAAAAACAAAGAAAACTCGTCAAAGTAAAAAAAGCAAAGAAAAAAAAGGAGCTAATCATATCAGAGCCTGAAGAAAAAATTAAAAATGCAGAAGACCTCAATTTCATAGAAGAGTTAATCAATACTGCATCAGAAAACATCGGTGTTCGTTATAGAATGGGAGGGACAACAAAATCAGGTTTTGACTGTTCTGGCTTAATGTGTGTTATTTTTGATGCCCACGATATAAACCTACCACGTACCTCCTACAAACAATCAAAAGTTGGATTCATCATAGACCAGGAAAAGGAAGAAGTAAAAAAAGGCGATTTAGTGTTTTTTAAAACCGGCCGAAGAAAAAAAATCAATCATGTAGGAATGGTAGTAGATGTAACTGAAGACGATGTGAAATTCATTCATTCCTCTTCGTCTCGTGGCGTTATGATTTCGTCCTTAAAAGAAACCTATTTTCAGAATGCCTTTGCACAATTGAATAGAATCTTAAACTAG
- the lpxB gene encoding lipid-A-disaccharide synthase encodes MKYYIIAGEASGDLHGANLMKALYKEDSNADIRFWGGDLMKNVGGTLVKHYRELAFMGFIEVVFNLKTILSNIKICKTDIAKFQPDTIIFIDYPGFNMRIAKWAKERGIRTHYYISPQIWAWKESRIADIKRDVDKMYVILPFEKDFYEGKHNFPVEFVGHPLIDAIHNQPLIDPPVFRKEHELNEKPIIALLPGSRKQEITKMLSVMLSVVKDFPDYQFVIAGAPSQEYVFYESFISNENIKFISNKTYDLLRNATAALVTSGTATLETALFKVPEVVCYKGSWASYQIAKRIITLKYISLVNLIMDEEVVTELIQDDFNPKNIRIELNKILEPNHRKSLLEKYDLLEKKLGGIGASENTAKLIVADLKQNTNH; translated from the coding sequence ATGAAATATTACATTATTGCAGGAGAGGCCTCGGGAGATTTACACGGAGCTAATTTAATGAAAGCCCTTTACAAAGAAGACAGCAATGCTGACATTCGGTTTTGGGGAGGTGATTTAATGAAAAATGTTGGAGGAACGCTTGTAAAGCATTATCGCGAACTTGCCTTTATGGGGTTTATCGAAGTGGTTTTTAATCTAAAGACTATTTTAAGTAACATCAAAATATGCAAAACTGATATTGCTAAATTTCAACCTGACACTATTATATTTATTGATTACCCAGGTTTTAATATGCGCATTGCAAAATGGGCTAAAGAACGTGGCATTAGAACCCATTATTACATATCTCCTCAAATATGGGCTTGGAAAGAAAGCCGTATTGCTGATATAAAACGTGATGTGGACAAAATGTATGTGATTCTTCCATTCGAAAAAGATTTCTACGAAGGAAAGCATAATTTTCCAGTGGAATTTGTGGGTCATCCCTTAATTGACGCCATCCATAATCAGCCACTTATTGATCCCCCTGTTTTTAGAAAAGAACACGAATTAAATGAAAAGCCAATTATTGCCTTACTTCCAGGAAGCAGAAAACAAGAAATCACAAAAATGCTTTCCGTTATGCTGAGTGTTGTAAAAGACTTCCCGGACTATCAGTTTGTAATTGCAGGAGCTCCAAGTCAAGAATACGTTTTCTATGAAAGTTTTATTTCGAATGAAAACATTAAATTCATTTCGAATAAAACCTATGACTTATTGAGAAATGCAACAGCGGCCTTAGTTACATCAGGAACAGCCACACTGGAAACAGCTCTTTTCAAAGTGCCGGAAGTTGTTTGCTACAAAGGAAGCTGGGCTTCCTATCAAATAGCAAAACGCATTATTACCCTGAAATACATCTCATTAGTAAATCTAATTATGGACGAAGAAGTCGTTACTGAATTAATTCAGGATGATTTCAATCCAAAAAACATTAGAATAGAACTAAATAAAATCTTGGAACCAAACCACAGGAAGTCACTTTTGGAAAAATATGATCTTCTAGAAAAAAAACTTGGCGGTATTGGAGCCAGTGAAAATACTGCAAAATTAATCGTGGCAGATCTCAAACAAAATACAAATCATTAA
- the surE gene encoding 5'/3'-nucleotidase SurE, whose protein sequence is MKKVKPLILVTNDDGISAPGIRALIAVMAEIGEVIVVAPDTPQSAMGHAITINNTLFLNKISKDNDEITEYSCSGTPVDCVKFAVSEILKRKPDLCVSGVNHGSNSSINVIYSGTMSAAVEAGIEGIPAIGFSLLDYDWNADFETIKPFIRKITLEVLENSLPQGVVLNVNFPKLKFDDIKGIKICRQAKAMWAEKFDKRKTPQGRDYYWLTGEFVNQDKGEDTDEWALENGYVSVVPVQFDLTAYHATQQLNSWKWNE, encoded by the coding sequence ATGAAGAAAGTTAAACCCTTAATTTTAGTCACTAATGATGATGGTATATCAGCTCCTGGAATCCGTGCACTAATTGCTGTTATGGCTGAAATAGGTGAAGTTATCGTAGTCGCTCCTGATACTCCTCAAAGTGCAATGGGACACGCAATAACCATTAATAACACTTTGTTTTTAAACAAAATCTCTAAAGACAATGATGAAATAACTGAATATAGCTGTTCAGGAACACCTGTTGACTGTGTGAAATTTGCTGTGAGTGAAATCCTAAAAAGGAAACCTGATTTATGTGTGTCTGGTGTAAATCACGGTTCTAACTCATCCATAAATGTAATTTATTCCGGCACAATGAGTGCTGCGGTAGAAGCGGGTATTGAAGGAATTCCGGCTATAGGATTCTCCCTACTTGATTATGACTGGAATGCTGATTTTGAAACTATCAAGCCTTTTATTCGAAAAATTACTTTAGAAGTATTAGAAAACAGTCTGCCTCAAGGAGTTGTCTTAAACGTGAATTTTCCGAAACTAAAATTCGACGATATTAAGGGAATTAAAATTTGTCGCCAGGCGAAAGCAATGTGGGCCGAAAAATTTGACAAAAGAAAAACGCCTCAAGGAAGAGATTATTATTGGTTAACAGGCGAATTTGTAAATCAGGACAAAGGAGAAGATACTGATGAATGGGCTCTAGAAAACGGATATGTGTCTGTAGTTCCTGTTCAATTTGACTTGACTGCTTATCATGCAACTCAACAATTAAACTCTTGGAAGTGGAATGAATAA
- a CDS encoding carboxy terminal-processing peptidase has product MNTILSFMKKHIKILLSVVLVSITLFAFNINSKKESDPEKDKLLLEILTFVIEKGHYSPALIDDAFSKGVYKDYIEALDPSKRFFLQSDIKEFSKYETELDDQLNHKDLSFFNLTYERLMKRMEESKKIYKGILSVPFDYNVDESFDTDYEKAPYSKNLAELTERWRKQIKLSALSSLTDRLKAQENIAKGIVNDSLSGTKSDVKVVVEKDLAKNKKGDTTVKTFEEIEKEIRVTAQKSLDDYFGFMNDLDKDDWFSVYINSITARFDPHTNYLAPDEKERFDVSMSGTLEGIGARLQKKNDYTEISELISGGPAWRGKKLEAGDLVMKVAQGNDVPVDIVGMRLDDVVKKIKGPKGTEVRLTVKKVDGTIAVISIIRDIVEIEETYAKSSIVEKNGLKYGVIYLPKFYINFENKDGRDAGKDIAKEVERLKEAQVNGIVLDVRDDGGGSLSTVVDIAGLFIEQGPIVQIKSAGRKKEVLYDRDKKIEWDGPLVIMVNSFSASASEILAAAIQDYKRGVIIGSKQTYGKGTVQNVIDLNQFVRNTEMGDFGALKTTTQKFYRINGGSTQLEGVSSDVVMPDRYAYLKMGERDVENAMPWDKIDAAEYTVWKNNNFNQAISNSKTRIAQNAHFQLIEENAKWIDSRSKENTYSLNMEKFKLAQNSIEEKAKKYKPILEYKNNLKFSSLPYEVEQMKQDGVLKEKRDRWHEGLAKDIYVEEALNVLDDLQTKGSLNNSMNVKVKKDKLVKS; this is encoded by the coding sequence ATGAATACCATACTTAGCTTTATGAAAAAACATATTAAAATACTTCTATCAGTTGTTTTAGTTTCGATTACGTTATTTGCTTTTAATATAAATTCGAAAAAAGAATCTGATCCAGAAAAAGATAAATTACTGTTGGAAATACTGACATTTGTTATTGAAAAGGGACATTATAGTCCTGCTTTGATTGATGATGCTTTTTCTAAAGGAGTTTACAAAGATTATATTGAAGCCTTAGATCCTTCTAAGCGTTTCTTTTTGCAGTCAGACATTAAAGAGTTTTCAAAATATGAAACGGAATTAGACGACCAGTTGAATCATAAAGACTTGTCTTTTTTTAATCTTACTTATGAACGTTTGATGAAAAGAATGGAAGAAAGTAAAAAGATTTATAAAGGAATTTTAAGTGTTCCTTTTGATTATAATGTAGACGAAAGTTTCGATACAGATTATGAAAAAGCACCTTACTCTAAAAATTTAGCTGAACTGACAGAAAGATGGCGTAAACAAATTAAATTGTCTGCACTTTCTTCTTTGACGGATCGTCTTAAAGCACAAGAAAACATAGCTAAAGGAATTGTGAATGACTCATTATCTGGAACAAAATCAGATGTGAAAGTTGTTGTAGAAAAAGATTTGGCGAAAAATAAAAAAGGGGACACTACGGTTAAAACATTCGAGGAAATTGAAAAAGAAATTCGTGTTACAGCACAGAAATCCTTGGATGATTATTTTGGTTTCATGAATGATTTAGACAAGGACGACTGGTTTTCTGTTTACATTAATTCTATAACTGCTCGTTTTGACCCACACACTAATTATTTAGCCCCTGATGAGAAAGAACGTTTTGACGTGAGTATGAGTGGTACATTAGAAGGTATTGGAGCGCGTCTTCAAAAGAAAAATGATTACACTGAAATTTCTGAACTTATTTCAGGTGGTCCTGCTTGGAGAGGTAAAAAACTGGAAGCGGGTGATTTAGTTATGAAAGTTGCTCAAGGGAATGATGTGCCTGTTGATATTGTTGGAATGCGTCTTGATGATGTAGTTAAAAAAATAAAGGGACCAAAAGGAACTGAAGTTCGTCTTACTGTTAAAAAAGTAGATGGTACGATTGCAGTAATTTCTATAATTAGAGACATTGTAGAAATCGAAGAAACATATGCAAAGTCAAGTATTGTTGAGAAAAACGGACTAAAGTATGGGGTTATTTATTTGCCTAAATTTTATATCAATTTTGAAAACAAAGACGGTAGGGATGCAGGTAAGGATATTGCTAAAGAAGTTGAAAGGCTTAAAGAAGCTCAAGTAAATGGAATTGTATTAGATGTAAGAGATGATGGTGGAGGTTCTTTATCTACTGTTGTTGATATTGCAGGCTTGTTTATAGAACAAGGACCTATTGTGCAAATAAAATCAGCGGGACGAAAAAAAGAAGTTTTATATGATAGAGACAAAAAAATAGAGTGGGATGGACCATTGGTAATTATGGTCAATAGTTTCTCAGCTTCAGCTTCAGAAATATTAGCAGCCGCCATACAAGATTATAAAAGAGGGGTAATTATAGGAAGTAAACAAACCTATGGAAAAGGTACCGTTCAAAATGTGATTGATTTAAATCAATTTGTTCGTAATACTGAAATGGGTGATTTTGGCGCTTTAAAAACTACTACTCAAAAATTTTATAGAATAAATGGAGGATCAACTCAACTGGAAGGAGTGAGCAGTGATGTTGTAATGCCGGACAGATATGCTTATTTGAAAATGGGGGAACGTGATGTTGAAAATGCAATGCCTTGGGATAAAATTGATGCAGCTGAATATACAGTTTGGAAAAATAATAATTTCAATCAAGCTATTTCAAATAGTAAAACTAGAATAGCTCAAAACGCACATTTTCAATTAATAGAAGAGAACGCCAAATGGATTGATAGTAGAAGCAAAGAAAATACTTATAGTTTAAATATGGAAAAATTTAAATTAGCTCAAAATTCAATTGAAGAGAAAGCAAAGAAATACAAACCTATTTTAGAATATAAGAATAATTTGAAATTTTCATCATTACCTTATGAAGTAGAACAGATGAAACAGGACGGGGTTTTAAAAGAAAAAAGAGATAGATGGCACGAAGGTTTAGCTAAAGACATCTATGTTGAAGAAGCTCTTAACGTGTTAGACGATTTACAGACTAAAGGTTCATTAAACAATAGTATGAATGTAAAAGTTAAGAAAGACAAATTAGTAAAATCATAG
- a CDS encoding DNA/RNA non-specific endonuclease, with product MKCSKIIVFSISFIGMVFISSCKKDSNSNEIFTSDSTSVSYSYPNEQVAHNITFDYLPTSTTNQIINHKYYTLSYSEKDEQPEWVGYELKANYIVNNNFKRPYFIDDPKVTTGSADWRNYKNSGYDKGHLCPAADMEFDKNAYNETFYTSNISPQDRGFNGGVWNRLEQKTRYWASMYDGVYVITGGVLKGSLKSIGKEKVTVPDYFYKILLDNSNGKYKMIAFLMPNKKSEKPLYSFVVSVDSIEKLTGIDFFPKLEDKLEDSLEKNVSYNLWLFN from the coding sequence ATGAAGTGTTCAAAAATCATTGTATTTTCTATTTCTTTTATAGGAATGGTATTTATAAGTTCTTGTAAAAAAGACAGCAATTCGAATGAAATATTTACGTCCGATTCTACTTCAGTTTCTTATAGTTATCCAAATGAGCAAGTAGCACATAATATTACTTTTGATTATTTACCTACATCAACGACAAACCAGATTATAAATCATAAATATTACACGCTATCTTATAGTGAAAAAGACGAACAGCCTGAATGGGTTGGCTATGAATTAAAAGCGAATTATATAGTAAATAATAATTTCAAAAGACCCTATTTTATTGATGACCCAAAAGTTACCACGGGTTCCGCTGATTGGAGGAATTATAAAAATTCCGGTTACGATAAAGGACACTTATGTCCTGCCGCCGATATGGAATTTGATAAAAATGCTTATAATGAAACGTTCTACACCTCTAATATTTCTCCTCAAGATAGAGGATTCAACGGAGGCGTTTGGAATCGCTTAGAGCAAAAAACGCGATATTGGGCCTCAATGTATGATGGCGTATATGTTATTACCGGAGGTGTCTTGAAAGGGAGTTTAAAATCTATAGGTAAAGAGAAAGTTACAGTGCCTGATTACTTTTATAAAATACTTTTGGATAATTCCAATGGTAAGTATAAAATGATAGCGTTTTTAATGCCTAACAAAAAAAGCGAAAAGCCTTTGTATTCTTTTGTAGTATCCGTTGATAGTATCGAAAAGCTAACAGGAATAGACTTCTTTCCTAAATTAGAGGATAAGCTTGAAGATAGTTTAGAAAAAAACGTAAGTTATAATTTGTGGCTTTTTAATTAA